From the Malus domestica chromosome 17, GDT2T_hap1 genome, one window contains:
- the LOC103405248 gene encoding cytochrome P450 724B1-like: MAGSTFWLVLLIGVFGFLLVLILNHFLPLMLLRLNGTLPPKGSFGWPLLGETLSFLKPHPSNSLGAFLKHHCSRYGKVFKSHLFLSPTIVSCDQELNYFILQNEGKLFECSYPKPIHGILGKSSMLVAVGDTHKRLRNVAVSLVTITKTKPEFLSDIEATAIGILHSWKDKSQVIFCEEARKFTFNVIVKQVLGLTPVEPQATQILEDFLTFMRGLISLPLYIPGTPYARAVKARSRISSTVKAIIEERRRNADGSTNSCTKRSDFLEILLDVDSLSEDEKVSFILDSLLGGYETTSLLMAMVVYFLAQSPSALQRLKVEHQNIRRVKQKDEYLNWDDYKKMEFTQNVINEALRCGNVVKFVHRKALKDVKFRDYLIPSGWKVLPVFSAAHLDPSLHASALEFDPWRWEKIPSQDHVCKKFTPFGGGSRCCPGSELGKLEVAVFLHHLVQNFRWRTEDDDEPVAFPYVEFQRGLPLYLEHCPH, encoded by the exons ATGGCAGGAAGCACTTTTTGGCTTGTTCTTCTAATTGGGGTTTTTGGCTTTCTTTTGGTTCTAATTCTAAACCACTTCTTGCCCTTAATGTTGTTAAGGCTTAATGGTACTCTTCCGCCTAAGGGCTCTTTTGGGTGGCCTCTGTTGGGAGAAACTCTTAGCTTCTTGAAGCCTCATCCTTCTAATTCTCTTGGTGCCTTCCTTAAACACCATTGTTCTAG GTATGGGAAAGTGTTCAAATCCCATTTGTTCTTGTCTCCCACAATTGTGTCATGTGATCAAGAGCTGAACTACTTCATACTTCAGAATGAAGGTAAGTTGTTTGAATGCAGCTATCCAAAGCCTATCCATGGCATCCTTGGAAAATCCTCCATGCTTGTGGCTGTAGGTGACACTCACAAAAGGCTCAGAAATGTGGCTGTCTCCTTGGTCACCATCACCAAGACCAAGCCTGAGTTTCTTAGTGACATTGAAGCCACAGCCATTGGCATACTTCACTCTTGGAAAGATAAATCACAAGTCATCTTCTGTGAGGAAGCCAGAAAG TTCACATTCAATGTAATAGTGAAGCAAGTGCTAGGTTTAACCCCAGTTGAGCCACAGGCTACACAAATTCTTGAAGATTTCCTGACTTTCATGAGAGGGCTCatttctcttcctctctatATTCCTGGAACCCCATATGCAAGAGCTGTTAAG GCTAGAAGCAGGATATCTTCAACTGTGAAAGCAATCAtagaggaaagaagaagaaatgcagATGGGAGCACGAATTCTTGTACTAAAAGAAGTGATTTCCTTGAGATACTTCTGGATGTTGATTCCTTGTCTGAAGATGAGAAAGTGAGTTTTATCTTGGATTCTCTATTGGGTGGCTATGAAACCACCTCTCTCTTGATGGCCATGGTAGTTTATTTTCTAGCCCAATCACCATCTGCATTACAACGATTAAAG GTAGAGCATCAGAACATTAGAAGAGTGAAGCAGAAAGATGAGTATCTGAACTGGGACGActataaaaaaatggaattcaCCCAAAAT GTCATTAACGAAGCTCTCAGATGTGGAAACGTTGTAAAATTCGTGCACCGAAAGGCTCTCAAAGATGTAAAATTTAGAG ATTATTTAATTCCATCTGGCTGGAAAGTTTTACCAGTTTTTAGTGCAGCTCATTTAGACCCTTCTCTTCATGCAAGTGCTCTTGAGTTTGATCCTTGGAGATGGGAG AAAATACCAAGCCAAGACCATGTATGCAAGAAATTTACTCCCTTCGGTGGAGGGTCTAGATGCTGTCCTGGATCTGAACTTGGGAAGCTTGAAGTTGCTGTTTTTCTCCACCACCTTGTACAGAATTTCAG GTGGAGGACCGAGGACGACGACGAACCCGTAGCGTTTCCATACGTAGAATTTCAAAGAGGATTGCCACTGTACCTGGAGCATTGCCCCCATTAA